A region of Piscinibacter gummiphilus DNA encodes the following proteins:
- the tkt gene encoding transketolase, with amino-acid sequence MANAIRALAMDAVQQANSGHPGAPMGMADIAVALWGRHLRHNPANPQWADRDRFILSNGHGSMLIYALLHLTGYDLPMSELRNFRQLHSKTAGHPEVGITPGVETTTGPLGQGVTNAVGFALAEKLLAHEFNRDGHTIVNHHTYVFLGDGCLMEGISHEAAALAGAWKLNKLIALYDDNGISIDGQVAPWFIDNTPKRFEAYGWNVIDAVDGHDVDAVDRAIAKAKTSATKPTLIVCKTAIGKGSPNRQGTAKAHGEALGAEEIKLTREALGWGHEPFVIPEPAYEQWDARHTGLAAETQWVDAFEAYSKAYPELAVEFVRRVEGELPKNFAQVAVDAAIAAHAKAETVASRKASQLALEAFTKALPEMLGGSADLTGSNLTNTSSTPALRFDDEGKPNGGRHINYGVREFGMAAIMNGVALHGGYIPYGGTFLTFSDYSRNAIRMAALMKQRVVHVFTHDSIGLGEDGPTHQSIEHAASLRLIPGLDVWRPADTAETVVAWATALQTKNRPAALLLSRQNLPYAPKSDLADISKGAYVLAEPSEVGLNKKAQAVIIATGSEVGLALHAQQLLAVKGIAVRVVSMPSTTVFDRQSVAYKNDVLPAKLPRIAVEMGSTDGWWKYGVSAVVGIDTFGESAPAGVLFKHFGFTAENVVDTVRVVLGKG; translated from the coding sequence ATGGCCAACGCCATCCGCGCCCTGGCGATGGATGCGGTCCAACAGGCCAACAGCGGCCACCCCGGCGCCCCGATGGGCATGGCCGACATCGCCGTCGCGCTGTGGGGCCGCCACCTGCGCCACAACCCGGCCAACCCGCAGTGGGCCGACCGCGACCGCTTCATCCTGTCGAACGGCCACGGCTCGATGCTGATCTACGCGCTGCTGCACCTCACCGGCTACGACCTGCCGATGAGCGAGCTGCGGAACTTCCGCCAGCTGCACAGCAAGACCGCCGGCCACCCCGAAGTGGGCATCACCCCGGGTGTCGAGACCACCACCGGCCCGCTGGGCCAGGGTGTCACCAACGCCGTCGGCTTCGCGCTCGCCGAGAAGCTGCTGGCCCACGAATTCAACCGCGATGGCCACACCATCGTGAACCACCACACGTACGTCTTCCTGGGTGACGGCTGCCTGATGGAAGGCATCAGCCACGAAGCCGCCGCGCTCGCCGGCGCCTGGAAGCTGAACAAGCTGATCGCGCTGTACGACGACAACGGCATCTCGATCGACGGCCAGGTCGCCCCCTGGTTCATCGACAACACGCCGAAGCGCTTCGAAGCCTACGGCTGGAACGTCATCGACGCGGTCGACGGACACGACGTCGACGCCGTGGACCGTGCCATCGCCAAGGCCAAGACCTCGGCCACGAAGCCCACGCTGATCGTCTGCAAGACCGCCATCGGCAAGGGTTCGCCGAACCGCCAGGGCACGGCCAAGGCCCACGGCGAGGCGCTGGGCGCCGAGGAAATCAAGCTGACGCGCGAAGCGCTGGGCTGGGGCCACGAGCCCTTCGTGATCCCCGAGCCGGCCTACGAGCAGTGGGACGCCCGCCACACCGGCCTCGCGGCCGAGACCCAATGGGTCGACGCGTTCGAGGCGTACTCGAAGGCCTACCCGGAACTGGCCGTCGAGTTCGTGCGCCGGGTCGAAGGCGAGCTGCCGAAGAACTTCGCCCAAGTGGCCGTCGATGCCGCCATCGCCGCCCACGCCAAGGCCGAGACCGTCGCCAGCCGCAAGGCCAGCCAGCTCGCGCTCGAAGCCTTCACGAAGGCCCTGCCCGAGATGCTCGGCGGCAGCGCCGACCTGACCGGCTCGAACCTCACGAACACCAGCAGCACCCCGGCGCTGCGCTTCGACGACGAAGGCAAGCCGAACGGCGGCCGCCACATCAACTACGGCGTGCGCGAGTTCGGCATGGCCGCCATCATGAACGGCGTGGCGCTGCACGGCGGCTACATTCCCTACGGCGGCACCTTCCTCACGTTCAGCGACTACAGCCGCAACGCCATCCGCATGGCCGCGCTGATGAAGCAGCGCGTGGTGCACGTGTTCACGCACGACAGCATCGGCCTCGGCGAAGACGGCCCGACGCACCAGTCCATCGAACACGCCGCGTCGCTGCGCCTGATCCCGGGCCTCGACGTCTGGCGTCCGGCCGACACCGCCGAGACGGTGGTGGCCTGGGCCACCGCGCTGCAGACGAAGAACCGCCCCGCCGCGCTGCTGCTGTCGCGCCAGAACCTGCCGTACGCACCGAAGAGCGACCTCGCCGACATCTCGAAGGGCGCCTACGTGCTCGCCGAGCCGAGCGAAGTGGGCCTGAACAAGAAGGCCCAGGCCGTCATCATCGCCACCGGTTCCGAAGTGGGCCTCGCGCTGCACGCGCAGCAGCTGCTCGCCGTCAAGGGCATCGCGGTGCGTGTGGTCTCCATGCCCAGCACCACGGTGTTCGACCGCCAGTCGGTCGCCTACAAGAACGACGTTCTGCCGGCGAAGCTGCCGCGCATCGCCGTCGAGATGGGCTCCACCGACGGCTGGTGGAAGTACGGCGTCTCGGCCGTCGTGGGCATCGACACCTTCGGCGAATCGGCGCCTGCCGGCGTGCTGTTCAAGCACTTCGGCTTCACCGCTGAAAACGTCGTGGACACCGTCCGCGTCGTGCTCGGCAAGGGCTGA